In Phyllopteryx taeniolatus isolate TA_2022b chromosome 6, UOR_Ptae_1.2, whole genome shotgun sequence, one genomic interval encodes:
- the LOC133479181 gene encoding H-2 class II histocompatibility antigen, E-S beta chain-like isoform X2, with protein MASTKSAKRVLQHKRHNKDRVELHPSLQNPQRQSWIFALFSAADAQYIHGLLQCQGTSSDERDVTFLLQLYYDKMLYLQYNSTSGRFSADTEIGKQIVKILNLDHYLNNVQKKMEDCKKWMKQTYDIFDRKVEPKVRLRLAEGTSDGRHPAALVCSVYDFYPKDISVTWLRNGVKVTSNVTSTKSLPNGNWLYQRHSHLQHTPTPGHTVSCMVEHGSLQEPRIYDWEPMPESVRNKIILGAMGLIVGLLSFSAGLIYYRRNVPACERVSTSGDSTGVRSGEAEPQLHHEE; from the exons ATGGCGTCGACGAAGTCCGCAAAACGGGTTTTGCAGCATAAAAGACATAACAAGGACCGCGTCGAACTTCATCCGTCGCTgcaaaacccacaaagacag TCATggatttttgctcttttttctgCTGCAGACGCGCAATATATTCATGGTTTGTTGCAATGCCAGGGAACCTCCAGTGATGAGCGCGACGTGACCTTCCTGCTGCAGCTCTACTATGACAAGATGCTTTATCTCCAATACAACAGCACCTCGGGAAGGTTTAGCGCCGACACAGAGATAGGAAAGCAAATTGTGAAAATTCTCAACCTGGACCATTATTTGAACAATGTCCAAAAAAAGATGGAAGACTGCAAGAAGTGGATGAAACAAACATACGACATCTTTGACCGGAAAG TCGAGCCGAAAGTCCGACTGCGGTTGGCCGAGGGCACGTCGGACGGCCGGCATCCGGCCGCCCTCGTCTGCAGCGTGTACGACTTCTACCCGAAGGACATCTCGGTGACGTGGCTGAGAAACGGCGTGAAGGTGACGTCTAACGTGACGTCCACTAAGTCGCTACCCAACGGCAACTGGCTCTACCAGAGGCACTCGCACTTGCAGCACACGCCGACGCCCGGGCACACCGTCAGCTGCATGGTGGAGCACGGCAGCCTCCAGGAGCCCAGGATTTACGACTGGG AGCCAATGCCCGAGTCTGTGAGGAACAAGATCATATTGGGAGCAATGGGGCTGATCGTTGGTCTCCTTTCTTTTTCTGCTGGGCTGATTTACTACAGAAGGAATGTGCCTG CATGTGAGAGAGTCTCAACAAGTGGTGACAGCACGGGCGTGAGGTCAGGGGAGGCCGAGCCTCAACTGCACCATGAAgagtga
- the LOC133479181 gene encoding H-2 class II histocompatibility antigen, E-S beta chain-like isoform X1: protein MEQHSTPDLEGRGQTCQRRTYEVCVSPHTRQKQEIDKQPRRVNRKREGEHKDAQYIHGLLQCQGTSSDERDVTFLLQLYYDKMLYLQYNSTSGRFSADTEIGKQIVKILNLDHYLNNVQKKMEDCKKWMKQTYDIFDRKVEPKVRLRLAEGTSDGRHPAALVCSVYDFYPKDISVTWLRNGVKVTSNVTSTKSLPNGNWLYQRHSHLQHTPTPGHTVSCMVEHGSLQEPRIYDWEPMPESVRNKIILGAMGLIVGLLSFSAGLIYYRRNVPACERVSTSGDSTGVRSGEAEPQLHHEE, encoded by the exons ATGGAACAGCACAGCACTCCCGATTTGGAAGGCCGCGGGCAGACGTGCCAGCGGCGTACATATGAAGTGTGCGTTTCTCCACACACCCGACAAAAACAGGAAATTGATAAGCAACCACGTAGAGTGAACAGAAAAAGGGAAGGAGAGCACAAAG ACGCGCAATATATTCATGGTTTGTTGCAATGCCAGGGAACCTCCAGTGATGAGCGCGACGTGACCTTCCTGCTGCAGCTCTACTATGACAAGATGCTTTATCTCCAATACAACAGCACCTCGGGAAGGTTTAGCGCCGACACAGAGATAGGAAAGCAAATTGTGAAAATTCTCAACCTGGACCATTATTTGAACAATGTCCAAAAAAAGATGGAAGACTGCAAGAAGTGGATGAAACAAACATACGACATCTTTGACCGGAAAG TCGAGCCGAAAGTCCGACTGCGGTTGGCCGAGGGCACGTCGGACGGCCGGCATCCGGCCGCCCTCGTCTGCAGCGTGTACGACTTCTACCCGAAGGACATCTCGGTGACGTGGCTGAGAAACGGCGTGAAGGTGACGTCTAACGTGACGTCCACTAAGTCGCTACCCAACGGCAACTGGCTCTACCAGAGGCACTCGCACTTGCAGCACACGCCGACGCCCGGGCACACCGTCAGCTGCATGGTGGAGCACGGCAGCCTCCAGGAGCCCAGGATTTACGACTGGG AGCCAATGCCCGAGTCTGTGAGGAACAAGATCATATTGGGAGCAATGGGGCTGATCGTTGGTCTCCTTTCTTTTTCTGCTGGGCTGATTTACTACAGAAGGAATGTGCCTG CATGTGAGAGAGTCTCAACAAGTGGTGACAGCACGGGCGTGAGGTCAGGGGAGGCCGAGCCTCAACTGCACCATGAAgagtga
- the LOC133479181 gene encoding H-2 class II histocompatibility antigen, E-S beta chain-like isoform X4: protein MHLLTQLCFCLVFLRADAQYIHGLLQCQGTSSDERDVTFLLQLYYDKMLYLQYNSTSGRFSADTEIGKQIVKILNLDHYLNNVQKKMEDCKKWMKQTYDIFDRKVEPKVRLRLAEGTSDGRHPAALVCSVYDFYPKDISVTWLRNGVKVTSNVTSTKSLPNGNWLYQRHSHLQHTPTPGHTVSCMVEHGSLQEPRIYDWEPMPESVRNKIILGAMGLIVGLLSFSAGLIYYRRNVPACERVSTSGDSTGVRSGEAEPQLHHEE from the exons ATGCACCTGCTCACACAATTGTGTTTTTGCCTGGTGTTTTTGCGTGCAG ACGCGCAATATATTCATGGTTTGTTGCAATGCCAGGGAACCTCCAGTGATGAGCGCGACGTGACCTTCCTGCTGCAGCTCTACTATGACAAGATGCTTTATCTCCAATACAACAGCACCTCGGGAAGGTTTAGCGCCGACACAGAGATAGGAAAGCAAATTGTGAAAATTCTCAACCTGGACCATTATTTGAACAATGTCCAAAAAAAGATGGAAGACTGCAAGAAGTGGATGAAACAAACATACGACATCTTTGACCGGAAAG TCGAGCCGAAAGTCCGACTGCGGTTGGCCGAGGGCACGTCGGACGGCCGGCATCCGGCCGCCCTCGTCTGCAGCGTGTACGACTTCTACCCGAAGGACATCTCGGTGACGTGGCTGAGAAACGGCGTGAAGGTGACGTCTAACGTGACGTCCACTAAGTCGCTACCCAACGGCAACTGGCTCTACCAGAGGCACTCGCACTTGCAGCACACGCCGACGCCCGGGCACACCGTCAGCTGCATGGTGGAGCACGGCAGCCTCCAGGAGCCCAGGATTTACGACTGGG AGCCAATGCCCGAGTCTGTGAGGAACAAGATCATATTGGGAGCAATGGGGCTGATCGTTGGTCTCCTTTCTTTTTCTGCTGGGCTGATTTACTACAGAAGGAATGTGCCTG CATGTGAGAGAGTCTCAACAAGTGGTGACAGCACGGGCGTGAGGTCAGGGGAGGCCGAGCCTCAACTGCACCATGAAgagtga
- the LOC133479181 gene encoding H-2 class II histocompatibility antigen, I-E beta chain-like isoform X5: MLYLQYNSTSGRFSADTEIGKQIVKILNLDHYLNNVQKKMEDCKKWMKQTYDIFDRKVEPKVRLRLAEGTSDGRHPAALVCSVYDFYPKDISVTWLRNGVKVTSNVTSTKSLPNGNWLYQRHSHLQHTPTPGHTVSCMVEHGSLQEPRIYDWEPMPESVRNKIILGAMGLIVGLLSFSAGLIYYRRNVPACERVSTSGDSTGVRSGEAEPQLHHEE; the protein is encoded by the exons ATGCTTTATCTCCAATACAACAGCACCTCGGGAAGGTTTAGCGCCGACACAGAGATAGGAAAGCAAATTGTGAAAATTCTCAACCTGGACCATTATTTGAACAATGTCCAAAAAAAGATGGAAGACTGCAAGAAGTGGATGAAACAAACATACGACATCTTTGACCGGAAAG TCGAGCCGAAAGTCCGACTGCGGTTGGCCGAGGGCACGTCGGACGGCCGGCATCCGGCCGCCCTCGTCTGCAGCGTGTACGACTTCTACCCGAAGGACATCTCGGTGACGTGGCTGAGAAACGGCGTGAAGGTGACGTCTAACGTGACGTCCACTAAGTCGCTACCCAACGGCAACTGGCTCTACCAGAGGCACTCGCACTTGCAGCACACGCCGACGCCCGGGCACACCGTCAGCTGCATGGTGGAGCACGGCAGCCTCCAGGAGCCCAGGATTTACGACTGGG AGCCAATGCCCGAGTCTGTGAGGAACAAGATCATATTGGGAGCAATGGGGCTGATCGTTGGTCTCCTTTCTTTTTCTGCTGGGCTGATTTACTACAGAAGGAATGTGCCTG CATGTGAGAGAGTCTCAACAAGTGGTGACAGCACGGGCGTGAGGTCAGGGGAGGCCGAGCCTCAACTGCACCATGAAgagtga
- the LOC133479181 gene encoding H-2 class II histocompatibility antigen, E-S beta chain-like isoform X3 — protein sequence MASTKSAKRVLQHKRHNKDRVELHPSLQNPQRQGTSSDERDVTFLLQLYYDKMLYLQYNSTSGRFSADTEIGKQIVKILNLDHYLNNVQKKMEDCKKWMKQTYDIFDRKVEPKVRLRLAEGTSDGRHPAALVCSVYDFYPKDISVTWLRNGVKVTSNVTSTKSLPNGNWLYQRHSHLQHTPTPGHTVSCMVEHGSLQEPRIYDWEPMPESVRNKIILGAMGLIVGLLSFSAGLIYYRRNVPACERVSTSGDSTGVRSGEAEPQLHHEE from the exons ATGGCGTCGACGAAGTCCGCAAAACGGGTTTTGCAGCATAAAAGACATAACAAGGACCGCGTCGAACTTCATCCGTCGCTgcaaaacccacaaagacag GGAACCTCCAGTGATGAGCGCGACGTGACCTTCCTGCTGCAGCTCTACTATGACAAGATGCTTTATCTCCAATACAACAGCACCTCGGGAAGGTTTAGCGCCGACACAGAGATAGGAAAGCAAATTGTGAAAATTCTCAACCTGGACCATTATTTGAACAATGTCCAAAAAAAGATGGAAGACTGCAAGAAGTGGATGAAACAAACATACGACATCTTTGACCGGAAAG TCGAGCCGAAAGTCCGACTGCGGTTGGCCGAGGGCACGTCGGACGGCCGGCATCCGGCCGCCCTCGTCTGCAGCGTGTACGACTTCTACCCGAAGGACATCTCGGTGACGTGGCTGAGAAACGGCGTGAAGGTGACGTCTAACGTGACGTCCACTAAGTCGCTACCCAACGGCAACTGGCTCTACCAGAGGCACTCGCACTTGCAGCACACGCCGACGCCCGGGCACACCGTCAGCTGCATGGTGGAGCACGGCAGCCTCCAGGAGCCCAGGATTTACGACTGGG AGCCAATGCCCGAGTCTGTGAGGAACAAGATCATATTGGGAGCAATGGGGCTGATCGTTGGTCTCCTTTCTTTTTCTGCTGGGCTGATTTACTACAGAAGGAATGTGCCTG CATGTGAGAGAGTCTCAACAAGTGGTGACAGCACGGGCGTGAGGTCAGGGGAGGCCGAGCCTCAACTGCACCATGAAgagtga
- the LOC133479185 gene encoding H-2 class II histocompatibility antigen, A-Q alpha chain-like: MKLSTCIILMLNCLGTCSQVLVKSCLLLSCSAKTTSEVATVNGNEFTYADYTQKKFVFTIPKFIILDPASVLQHLFSPKALQTNARHCHAGWPIAKEEIKYSANIEDPPESALYPADQLQPGQEKNTLICFMDNFSPPDIRVHWSKNGVAVPEEGPARRYYHNEDLTFRTIATLTFTPKEGDVYGCTVEHSALDKPKTMFLEVKFSHPGVGPDVFCGVGLSAALLGVASGVLLGVKGRYATSLL, encoded by the exons ATGAAGCTGTCCACTTGCATCATCCTGATGCTCAACTGCCTCGGCACTTGTTCGCAAG ttcttgtcaaAAGCTGCTTACTCCTGTCTTGTTCCGCCAAGACAACTTCTGAAGTGGCGACAGTCAATGGCAACGAGTTCACATATGCGGATTACACCCAGAAAAAGTTCGTGTTCACTATTCccaaatttattattttggatCCAGCCTCGGTGCTCCAGcatttattttccccaaaagccTTACAGACAAACGCCCGACACTGCCACGCGGGTTGGCCCATTGCAAAGGAAGAGATCAAGTATTCAGCAAACATAgaag ACCCCCCAGAGAGTGCCCTCTACCCGGCAGACCAGCTTCAGCCAGGTCaagaaaaaaacaccttgatttGCTTCATGGATAATTTCTCCCCACCCGACATCCGAGTTCACTGGAGCAAAAATGGCGTCGCGGTGCCGGAGGAGGGCCCAGCCCGTCGTTACTACCACAACGAGGATCTCACCTTCCGCACGATAGCAACGCTGACTTTCACACCAAAGGAAGGCGACGTTTACGGCTGCACTGTGGAGCACTCGGCGCTGGACAAGCCAAAAACAATGTTCTTGG AGGTGAAGTTCAGTCATCCCGGCGTCGGACCGGACGTCTTCTGCGGCGTGGGCCTGAGTGCGGCGTTGCTCGGAGTCGCTTCTGGAGTTTTGCTGGGAGTCAAAGGACGCTACGCAACATCTCTTTTGTGA
- the LOC133479184 gene encoding H-2 class II histocompatibility antigen, A-Q alpha chain-like — protein MKLSTCIILMLNCLGTCSQVLVKSCLLLSCSAKTTSEVATVNGNEFTYADYTQKKFVFTIPKFIILDPASVLQHLFSPKALQTNARHCHAGWPIAKEEIKYSANIEDPPESALYPADQLQPGQEENTLICFMDNFSPPDIRVHWSKNGVAVPEEGPARRYYHNEDLTFRTIATLTFTPKEGDVYGCTVEHSALDKPKTMFLEVKFSHPGVGPDVFCGVGLSAALLGVASGVLLGVKGRYATSLL, from the exons ATGAAGCTGTCCACTTGCATCATCCTGATGCTCAACTGCCTCGGCACTTGTTCGCAAG TGCTTGTCAAAAGCTGCTTACTCCTGTCTTGTTCCGCCAAGACAACTTCTGAAGTGGCGACAGTCAATGGCAACGAGTTCACATATGCGGATTACACCCAGAAAAAGTTCGTGTTCACTATTCccaaatttattattttggatCCAGCCTCGGTGCTCCAGcatttattttccccaaaagccTTACAGACAAACGCCCGACACTGCCACGCGGGTTGGCCCATTGCAAAGGAAGAGATCAAGTATTCAGCAAACATAGAag ACCCCCCAGAGAGTGCCCTCTACCCGGCAGACCAGCTTCAGCCAGGTCAAGAAGAAAACACCTTGATTTGCTTCATGGATAATTTCTCCCCACCCGACATCCGAGTTCACTGGAGCAAAAATGGCGTCGCGGTGCCGGAGGAGGGCCCAGCCCGTCGTTACTACCACAACGAGGATCTCACCTTCCGCACGATAGCAACGCTGACTTTCACACCAAAGGAAGGCGACGTTTACGGCTGCACTGTGGAGCACTCGGCGCTGGACAAGCCAAAAACAATGTTCTTGG AGGTGAAGTTCAGTCATCCCGGCGTCGGACCGGACGTCTTCTGCGGCGTGGGCCTGAGTGCGGCGTTGCTCGGAGTCGCTTCTGGAGTTTTGCTGGGAGTCAAAGGACGCTACGCAACATCTCTTTTGTGA